Proteins found in one Maridesulfovibrio sp. genomic segment:
- a CDS encoding tyramine oxidase subunit B, whose amino-acid sequence MANPKIDFLYLSENDMIEAGVTDMLGCVDAMEEMFRLLKMGDFRMGGAGNNSHGIMMVFPEESPFPNMPVDGPDRRFMAMPAYLGGQFDMVGMKWYGSNSQNKQKDLPRSILMLTLNDKDTGAPMAHMSANILSAYRTGAIPGVGARYYSREDSRTVGIVGPGVMSRTAFDSFMTVRPDIKRVQIKGRGKKSMQSFIDYVKGKYPTVSEIVIADDIEGAAKDADILFLGTSSPTGDINEYPYVKEEWIKPGAFVCCPAAARFDDDFILNRARNVADYVPLYEAWAEEMPYPAYHTIPIPAVHCMDLMADGRLAKDQLEDLSDVLTGKLPARKNDDEIVVYSVGGLPVEDVAWGTIVYRNALEKGIGTTLNLWDEPYLA is encoded by the coding sequence GAGCGAAAACGACATGATCGAAGCTGGTGTAACCGACATGTTGGGTTGCGTAGATGCAATGGAAGAGATGTTCCGGCTGCTCAAAATGGGCGACTTTCGTATGGGGGGAGCAGGTAACAACTCTCATGGCATCATGATGGTATTTCCTGAAGAATCACCCTTTCCCAATATGCCAGTAGACGGTCCCGATCGCAGATTCATGGCTATGCCTGCATATCTCGGAGGCCAGTTCGATATGGTGGGCATGAAGTGGTACGGTTCCAACTCCCAAAACAAGCAAAAAGACCTGCCGCGTTCCATCCTGATGTTGACCTTGAATGACAAGGATACCGGCGCTCCCATGGCTCATATGTCCGCCAATATCCTTAGTGCCTACCGCACGGGGGCGATACCCGGCGTTGGTGCCCGGTATTACTCTCGCGAAGATTCCAGAACCGTGGGCATAGTCGGTCCCGGAGTCATGAGTAGGACCGCATTTGATTCCTTTATGACCGTACGCCCCGATATCAAGCGCGTGCAGATCAAAGGCAGGGGCAAGAAATCAATGCAGAGCTTCATTGATTATGTGAAGGGCAAATATCCCACCGTCAGCGAAATAGTTATCGCTGATGATATTGAAGGTGCGGCAAAGGATGCGGATATCCTCTTTTTGGGAACATCGTCTCCTACTGGAGATATCAATGAGTATCCCTATGTAAAGGAAGAGTGGATCAAGCCCGGTGCTTTTGTCTGCTGCCCGGCTGCAGCGCGATTTGATGACGACTTCATCCTCAACCGGGCGCGTAACGTGGCTGATTATGTCCCCCTATACGAGGCATGGGCTGAAGAAATGCCTTATCCTGCCTACCACACCATCCCCATCCCGGCTGTGCACTGCATGGATCTTATGGCCGATGGACGGCTGGCCAAGGATCAGCTTGAAGATCTCAGCGATGTGCTTACCGGAAAACTTCCAGCCCGTAAAAATGATGATGAAATCGTTGTTTATTCAGTGGGAGGACTTCCCGTGGAAGACGTGGCCTGGGGTACCATCGTGTATCGCAATGCTTTGGAAAAGGGCATCGGTACAACGCTGAATCTTTGGGATGAACCCTATCTAGCCTAA
- a CDS encoding P-II family nitrogen regulator, with product MYLIQSIVRPEKITEVTDALAEIGVYGMTKFPVIGRGNQSGLKVGDMIYKDIPKEMIQTFVDDDQKADAVKTIMEAARTGDGNHGDGRVFVLQVAEAYTIRSGDQNL from the coding sequence ATGTATCTTATTCAGTCCATTGTTCGTCCAGAAAAGATTACTGAAGTGACTGATGCTCTCGCCGAAATCGGCGTGTACGGCATGACTAAATTCCCGGTTATCGGACGTGGGAACCAGAGCGGTCTCAAAGTCGGTGACATGATTTATAAGGATATTCCTAAAGAAATGATTCAGACCTTTGTGGATGACGATCAGAAAGCAGACGCTGTCAAAACCATTATGGAGGCGGCTAGAACAGGGGACGGCAACCATGGCGATGGTAGAGTGTTCGTCCTTCAGGTAGCCGAAGCATATACCATTCGCTCAGGCGACCAGAACCTCTAG
- a CDS encoding APC family permease, whose protein sequence is MKTELRKTLGFFSCFSVAVGLVVASSTLVSLGQGMGLAGGGFVIAMAAAWILQLFSAQSYAELACMMPHAGGLRSYTKVALGSLPAMAAVILAYIIPNLFAAPAELAVAGSVITETFTPGIPPVLWGGLLLAILTITNVIGVDIFAKLQIIFTMTMMISMALLGIIGLTGIGTLPAPVMPDQPFNPMGMGVFGLTALAIWLYIGIEFVTPMAQEAKQPEKNIPKAMIYGLLAIFFVNLVYGYASLKFVPAEQLTTSNHPHVDMALAMLGRPGMIWISVVSIFASASTINTVIGVVPRMLYGMAVSRELPRVFRLIHPRFQTPWVGILFMAGAMSVTYFGGIHEAPNLIIYILAACCSWLFSYVIAHIDVLILRRRYPKQRRPYKTPFYPIPQIIGSLGMVYAIINIAPVPEMESIIFRLVGVMIACTLVYVIFWLRFVIKEPMFRPMDIQEAQEEWGLVEKELYKDGIPATFVIAPGSGSTSSATTI, encoded by the coding sequence ATGAAAACGGAACTTCGAAAGACCCTTGGTTTTTTTTCCTGCTTTTCCGTAGCTGTGGGACTAGTCGTCGCTTCCAGCACACTGGTATCACTAGGCCAAGGTATGGGCCTGGCCGGCGGCGGTTTTGTTATTGCCATGGCCGCAGCCTGGATTCTGCAACTCTTTTCAGCTCAAAGTTATGCGGAACTTGCTTGTATGATGCCTCATGCCGGGGGACTCCGTTCTTATACAAAAGTCGCCTTGGGAAGTCTGCCGGCTATGGCTGCGGTCATCCTCGCATATATTATTCCTAATCTGTTTGCAGCACCGGCGGAGTTGGCTGTAGCCGGGTCCGTTATTACGGAGACCTTTACGCCCGGCATTCCCCCTGTTCTATGGGGGGGGCTGCTTCTGGCCATCCTGACCATTACCAATGTCATCGGTGTGGATATTTTTGCCAAGCTTCAAATTATCTTCACAATGACCATGATGATATCCATGGCTCTGCTCGGAATCATCGGCCTTACCGGTATAGGTACTCTACCTGCCCCGGTTATGCCCGATCAGCCCTTCAATCCCATGGGCATGGGAGTTTTTGGTCTGACAGCTTTGGCTATCTGGCTGTATATCGGTATTGAATTTGTCACCCCCATGGCTCAAGAAGCCAAACAGCCGGAAAAGAACATCCCAAAAGCTATGATCTACGGCTTGCTGGCAATCTTCTTTGTCAACCTTGTCTATGGATACGCCTCACTCAAGTTCGTTCCGGCTGAACAGCTGACAACCTCCAATCATCCCCATGTCGATATGGCACTGGCTATGCTTGGCAGGCCGGGAATGATCTGGATTTCCGTTGTTTCAATCTTCGCCAGCGCAAGCACCATCAATACAGTTATCGGCGTGGTTCCCCGCATGCTCTACGGCATGGCTGTAAGCCGCGAACTTCCGAGGGTCTTTCGGCTTATCCATCCTCGTTTTCAAACGCCATGGGTCGGCATCTTGTTCATGGCTGGAGCTATGAGTGTCACTTATTTCGGTGGCATCCATGAAGCCCCGAACCTGATCATTTATATCCTTGCGGCCTGTTGTTCCTGGCTCTTCTCCTATGTGATCGCGCATATTGATGTCCTCATCCTCCGTCGCCGCTATCCGAAACAGAGGAGACCATACAAAACACCGTTCTATCCGATTCCTCAAATTATCGGATCTCTAGGCATGGTCTATGCCATTATCAACATCGCACCAGTTCCGGAAATGGAAAGTATAATCTTCCGTCTGGTCGGCGTCATGATAGCCTGCACGCTCGTCTACGTCATTTTCTGGCTTCGGTTTGTTATCAAGGAACCCATGTTTCGGCCCATGGACATTCAAGAAGCGCAGGAAGAGTGGGGGCTGGTGGAAAAAGAACTCTATAAAGACGGCATTCCGGCCACCTTTGTAATCGCTCCCGGTAGTGGATCGACCTCTAGCGCAACCACTATTTAA
- a CDS encoding DUF3156 family protein — MFRSRQKRVNAANAAILQTSRLFSPLWGDAELTENGVVRFSALPGTLQGLTAIQTWQRQLLGGTMSVNLCLEREIQLTGSCSLRFRSGRFGCKGNCQIGQHLIERLHADTVLMAALRDLDLGGLTITLTGGKVTVMLTPYGGGLAFLGIPPLQYPVAFPRDQIKTTARALERIERIISSHSAGMNVTH; from the coding sequence ATGTTCCGATCAAGACAGAAACGGGTCAACGCAGCCAATGCAGCCATTCTCCAGACTTCACGCCTTTTTTCCCCGCTATGGGGAGATGCGGAGTTGACCGAAAACGGGGTTGTACGGTTCTCGGCCCTTCCGGGCACACTGCAGGGGCTGACCGCGATTCAGACCTGGCAGCGTCAGCTTTTGGGAGGAACAATGTCAGTCAACCTCTGTCTGGAGCGGGAAATCCAATTGACTGGATCTTGTTCACTGCGTTTCAGGAGTGGCAGGTTCGGATGCAAAGGCAACTGTCAGATAGGTCAACATTTGATAGAACGGTTGCATGCCGACACCGTTCTCATGGCAGCGCTCCGGGACTTGGATCTGGGAGGGCTTACCATTACGCTCACCGGTGGAAAGGTAACTGTCATGCTTACTCCCTATGGGGGAGGGCTGGCCTTTCTGGGCATTCCGCCTCTTCAGTATCCGGTTGCTTTTCCCAGAGATCAGATCAAAACAACAGCTCGAGCCCTTGAGCGAATTGAGCGGATAATCAGCAGCCACAGCGCAGGCATGAACGTTACCCACTAG